A genome region from Brooklawnia propionicigenes includes the following:
- a CDS encoding adenylate kinase: MRLIIMGAPGAGKGTQAPSIATHYGIPAISTGDIFRANVKQKTPLGLKVEAIMAAGDYVPDELTEQIVADRLDQDDAQSGFLLDGFPRTLHQVGALDDYLAERGHQLDAVLSLTVDTEALIQRLLKRAQIEGRADDSEETIRHRMDVYQQDTSPLIDDYRDRGLLIEVDGDGQIAEVSERIFAALSGVADAR, translated from the coding sequence ATGAGACTGATCATTATGGGGGCTCCGGGCGCAGGTAAAGGCACCCAGGCCCCAAGCATCGCTACCCACTACGGCATTCCGGCGATTTCGACCGGTGACATCTTCCGTGCGAACGTGAAGCAGAAGACCCCGCTGGGCCTCAAGGTGGAAGCGATCATGGCGGCCGGTGATTATGTTCCGGACGAGCTCACCGAGCAGATCGTCGCCGACCGGCTGGATCAGGACGATGCGCAGTCCGGCTTCCTGCTGGACGGCTTCCCCCGCACCCTGCACCAGGTCGGCGCGCTGGACGACTACCTCGCCGAGCGCGGTCACCAGCTCGACGCCGTGCTGTCGCTGACCGTCGACACTGAGGCGCTCATTCAGCGTCTCCTGAAGCGCGCCCAGATCGAAGGACGCGCCGACGACTCCGAGGAGACCATCCGGCATCGCATGGACGTCTACCAGCAGGACACCAGCCCGTTGATCGACGACTACCGCGACCGCGGCCTGCTGATCGAGGTCGACGGCGACGGCCAGATCGCCGAGGTCTCCGAACGGATCTTCGCCGCACTGTCCGGGGTGGCTGACGCACGGTGA
- the map gene encoding type I methionyl aminopeptidase: MNLRGIEVKTTEQIQAMRKAGLVVAEALIAMGEAARPGVRTADLDTVARTVLGDHGATSSFLNYGTDFGIPPYPATVCISVDEEVVHGIPGDRRLAEGDIVSVDFGAILNGWHGDAARTFIVGGGTTPEAADLVEITRKAMWDGIAAVASAKRVGDVSAAIQASATHSGRRLGIVREYTGHGIGSAMHQPPDVPNYGNPRRGPRLSTGMCLAIEPIFTLGSAGTVELDDEWTAVTDDGSWAAHWENTVAITEDGLWVLTEPDGGRAELAARGVTINEL; encoded by the coding sequence GTGAATCTACGCGGCATCGAGGTCAAAACCACCGAACAGATCCAAGCCATGCGCAAGGCCGGTCTGGTGGTGGCAGAGGCACTCATCGCCATGGGGGAGGCGGCGCGGCCCGGTGTCCGCACCGCCGACCTCGACACCGTCGCCCGCACGGTGCTGGGCGACCACGGCGCCACCAGTTCGTTCCTGAACTACGGCACCGATTTCGGTATCCCGCCCTACCCGGCCACCGTGTGCATCTCGGTGGACGAAGAGGTCGTGCACGGCATCCCCGGCGACCGCCGGCTCGCCGAGGGTGACATCGTCTCGGTGGATTTCGGTGCGATCCTGAACGGCTGGCACGGTGACGCGGCACGAACCTTCATCGTCGGTGGCGGGACCACTCCCGAGGCCGCCGACCTGGTCGAGATCACCCGCAAAGCCATGTGGGACGGTATCGCGGCGGTGGCGTCCGCCAAGCGGGTGGGCGATGTCAGTGCCGCCATCCAGGCATCGGCCACCCATTCGGGACGCCGGCTGGGCATCGTGCGCGAGTACACCGGGCACGGCATCGGCTCGGCCATGCATCAGCCGCCGGATGTGCCGAACTACGGCAACCCTCGACGCGGTCCGCGCCTGAGCACCGGTATGTGCCTGGCGATCGAACCCATCTTCACCCTCGGTTCGGCCGGCACGGTCGAACTGGACGACGAGTGGACAGCGGTCACCGACGACGGCTCGTGGGCCGCCCACTGGGAGAACACCGTGGCGATCACCGAGGACGGGCTGTGGGTGCTCACCGAGCCCGACGGGGGACGAGCCGAGCTCGCTGCCCGCGGTGTCACGATCAACGAGCTCTAG
- a CDS encoding YciI family protein encodes MAYFAVQYVYSSDAELVARVRPEHRVYLRSLVEAGSLKASGPYVGADRDSALLIFSADNVDQVRALVADDPMSVNDVLDSLTITEWNPLLGVFAS; translated from the coding sequence ATGGCTTATTTCGCAGTGCAGTACGTCTACAGCAGTGACGCCGAACTGGTCGCCCGGGTGCGCCCCGAGCATCGCGTCTATCTCCGCTCGCTGGTCGAGGCGGGATCCCTCAAGGCTTCGGGCCCCTACGTCGGTGCAGATCGTGATTCCGCGCTGCTGATCTTTTCGGCCGACAATGTCGATCAGGTGCGGGCTCTGGTCGCCGATGACCCGATGTCGGTGAACGACGTCCTGGACTCGCTGACCATCACCGAGTGGAACCCCTTGCTGGGGGTTTTCGCGTCCTGA
- the infA gene encoding translation initiation factor IF-1, which produces MAKKEGALELEGTVVEALPNAMFRVELDNGHKVLATISGKMRQHYIRILPQDRVVVELSPYDLTRGRIVYRHK; this is translated from the coding sequence ATGGCGAAGAAAGAAGGAGCACTCGAACTCGAGGGAACAGTGGTCGAAGCCCTACCCAACGCGATGTTCCGTGTTGAGCTGGACAACGGTCACAAGGTGCTTGCCACCATCAGCGGCAAGATGCGTCAGCACTACATTCGGATCCTTCCGCAGGACCGGGTGGTGGTCGAGTTGTCTCCGTACGATCTGACCCGTGGACGCATCGTCTACCGCCACAAATAA
- the rpmJ gene encoding 50S ribosomal protein L36 yields MKVQPSVKRICDNCKVIRRRGVVRVICTNPRHKQRQG; encoded by the coding sequence ATGAAGGTTCAGCCGAGCGTCAAGAGGATCTGCGACAACTGCAAGGTGATTCGTCGCCGTGGTGTCGTCCGGGTGATTTGCACCAACCCGCGGCACAAGCAGCGTCAGGGCTGA
- the rpsM gene encoding 30S ribosomal protein S13 yields the protein MARLQGVDLPREKRLEVALTYIYGIGKTRAAETLAATGISGDIRVKDLTDEQLVALRDFMDANYEVEGDLRRSVAADIRRKIEIGTYQGRRHRSGLPVRGQRTRTNARTRKGKKKAVAGKKKVR from the coding sequence ATGGCACGCCTCCAAGGTGTTGACCTTCCGCGCGAGAAGCGTCTGGAAGTTGCACTCACCTACATCTACGGCATCGGCAAGACCCGTGCCGCCGAAACCCTGGCAGCCACTGGGATCAGTGGTGACATCCGCGTGAAGGACCTCACCGACGAGCAACTCGTCGCGCTGCGTGATTTCATGGACGCGAACTACGAGGTCGAAGGCGACCTGCGGCGCTCGGTTGCCGCGGACATCCGCCGCAAGATCGAGATCGGCACCTACCAGGGCCGTCGTCACCGCAGCGGCCTACCCGTCCGCGGTCAGCGCACTCGCACCAACGCCCGCACCCGCAAGGGCAAGAAGAAGGCCGTCGCGGGCAAGAAGAAGGTTCGCTGA
- the rpsK gene encoding 30S ribosomal protein S11 encodes MATAGRKGAAAKTKVRRKEKKNVVTGQAHIKSTFNNTIITITDANGAVISWASSGTVGFKGSRKSTPFAAQMAAEAAGRRAMEHGMKRVDVFVKGPGSGRETAIRSLGAIGLEVGTISDVTPTPHNGCRPPKRRRV; translated from the coding sequence ATGGCTACTGCAGGCCGAAAGGGCGCCGCTGCCAAGACGAAGGTGCGGCGCAAGGAAAAGAAGAATGTGGTCACCGGACAGGCCCACATCAAGAGCACGTTCAACAACACCATCATCACCATCACCGACGCCAATGGTGCGGTCATCTCGTGGGCCAGCTCGGGCACCGTGGGCTTCAAGGGCTCGCGCAAGTCGACGCCGTTCGCCGCTCAGATGGCTGCCGAGGCCGCCGGCCGGCGCGCGATGGAGCACGGCATGAAGCGTGTTGATGTTTTCGTCAAGGGTCCCGGCTCGGGACGTGAGACCGCGATTCGTTCGCTCGGTGCGATCGGGCTCGAGGTGGGCACCATCTCGGATGTCACCCCGACCCCGCACAATGGCTGCCGCCCGCCGAAGCGCCGTCGCGTCTAA
- the rpsD gene encoding 30S ribosomal protein S4 — protein sequence MARYTGPITKKSRRLGTDLVGNDKAFEHRPYPPGQHGRGRTKDSEYLLQLKEKQKARYAYGVLEKQFRRYYQEADRLPGKTGDTLLQILESRLDNVVYRAGFASTRRQARQMVSHGHFLVNGKRVTIPSYRVTALDIVDVAPKSANLTPFIIARETWGEREIPGWLTVKPNRMRILVHQLPTREQIVIDVNEQAIVELYSK from the coding sequence ATGGCCCGTTACACCGGACCCATTACCAAGAAGTCCCGTCGCCTCGGGACTGACCTGGTCGGAAACGACAAGGCTTTCGAACATCGTCCCTACCCGCCGGGCCAGCACGGCCGCGGGCGGACCAAGGACTCCGAGTACCTGCTGCAGCTCAAGGAGAAGCAGAAGGCTCGCTACGCGTACGGCGTGCTGGAGAAGCAGTTCCGCCGCTACTACCAGGAGGCCGACCGGCTGCCCGGCAAGACCGGTGACACCCTGCTGCAGATCCTCGAATCGCGGCTCGACAATGTCGTGTACCGCGCCGGTTTCGCGTCCACCCGCCGTCAGGCCCGCCAGATGGTCAGCCATGGCCACTTCCTGGTCAACGGCAAGCGCGTCACCATCCCGAGCTACCGGGTCACCGCGCTCGACATCGTCGACGTGGCCCCCAAGTCGGCCAACCTGACTCCGTTCATTATTGCCCGCGAGACCTGGGGCGAGCGCGAGATCCCGGGCTGGTTGACCGTCAAGCCGAACCGCATGCGGATCCTGGTGCACCAGCTGCCCACCCGCGAGCAGATCGTGATCGACGTCAACGAGCAGGCCATCGTCGAGCTCTACTCGAAGTAA
- a CDS encoding DNA-directed RNA polymerase subunit alpha, which yields MLIAQRPTLVEEVVADNRSRFVIEPLEPGFGYTLGNSLRRTLLSSIPGAAVTSIKIEGNQHEFSTLPGVVEDVTEIILNLKGLVLTSDNDEPVAMYLRKSGAGAVTAADIAAPAGVEVLNPELHIAELNEKGVIEMELIVERGRGYVSAAQNDNPDAEIGRIAVDSIYSPVTKVTYKVEATRVETRTDFDRLIIDVETKPAITPRDAVASAGKTLVELFGLARELNAEAEGIEIGPSPMDEQLAADLQLPVEDLNLTVRSYNCLKREGIHTVGELVGRSEQDLLDIRNFGSKSIDEVKQKLAELGLALKDSAPGFDPLAAADQFVDADGDEDDEFIETEQY from the coding sequence ATGCTCATCGCACAGCGCCCGACCCTTGTCGAAGAGGTCGTCGCCGACAATCGTTCACGGTTCGTCATCGAGCCGCTGGAGCCGGGCTTCGGTTACACACTGGGCAACTCGTTGCGCCGGACGCTGCTGTCGTCCATTCCGGGCGCAGCGGTCACCAGCATCAAGATCGAGGGCAACCAGCACGAGTTCAGCACCCTGCCCGGGGTGGTTGAGGATGTCACCGAGATCATCCTCAACCTCAAGGGACTGGTGTTGACCAGCGACAACGACGAGCCCGTCGCCATGTACCTGCGTAAGTCGGGTGCGGGCGCGGTGACCGCCGCTGACATCGCCGCTCCGGCCGGTGTCGAGGTGCTCAACCCCGAGCTGCACATCGCCGAGCTCAACGAGAAGGGCGTTATCGAGATGGAGCTCATCGTCGAGCGTGGCCGCGGCTACGTTTCGGCTGCTCAGAACGACAACCCGGACGCGGAGATCGGCCGCATCGCTGTCGACTCGATCTACTCGCCGGTCACCAAGGTGACGTACAAGGTCGAGGCCACCCGTGTCGAGACCCGTACCGACTTCGATCGCCTGATCATCGATGTCGAGACCAAGCCCGCCATCACCCCGCGTGACGCCGTGGCCAGCGCCGGTAAGACCCTGGTCGAGCTGTTCGGACTGGCACGCGAGCTCAACGCGGAGGCCGAGGGCATCGAGATCGGCCCGAGCCCGATGGACGAGCAGCTGGCCGCGGACCTGCAGCTGCCGGTCGAGGACCTCAACCTGACCGTCCGCTCGTACAACTGCCTCAAGCGCGAGGGCATCCACACCGTGGGTGAGCTGGTCGGACGCAGCGAACAAGACCTGCTCGACATCCGCAACTTCGGCTCGAAGTCGATCGACGAGGTCAAGCAGAAGCTGGCCGAACTCGGGTTGGCGCTCAAGGACAGCGCTCCCGGCTTCGATCCGCTGGCCGCCGCCGACCAGTTCGTCGATGCCGATGGCGACGAGGACGACGAGTTCATCGAGACCGAGCAGTACTGA
- the rplQ gene encoding 50S ribosomal protein L17: protein MPKPTKGPRLGGSPAHERIILANLASQLFEHDRITTTETRARRVQPLAERLISKAKRGDLHNRRIVRQTITNPDVLHKLFAEIAPAMEGREGGYTRITKIGPRKGDNAPMAVIELITTPVAAKKAAPAAADVAAAINDAAAAEQAAATDLVEAAQAAADEIETAADAEVVADSADEAAAETADDQAKA from the coding sequence ATGCCCAAGCCAACTAAGGGCCCCCGCCTCGGCGGCAGCCCTGCCCACGAGCGGATCATCTTGGCCAACCTGGCCAGCCAGCTGTTCGAGCATGACCGCATCACCACCACCGAGACCCGGGCCCGTCGCGTCCAGCCGTTGGCTGAGCGACTGATCAGCAAGGCCAAGCGCGGTGATCTGCACAACCGCCGGATCGTTCGCCAGACGATCACCAACCCGGACGTGCTGCACAAGCTCTTCGCCGAGATCGCGCCGGCCATGGAGGGTCGTGAGGGTGGCTACACCCGCATCACCAAGATCGGTCCGCGCAAGGGCGACAACGCTCCGATGGCGGTCATCGAACTGATCACCACTCCGGTGGCGGCCAAGAAGGCTGCTCCCGCCGCCGCGGACGTCGCTGCTGCCATCAACGATGCCGCGGCTGCCGAACAGGCCGCGGCCACCGATCTGGTCGAGGCCGCGCAGGCTGCTGCAGACGAGATCGAGACTGCGGCTGATGCCGAGGTCGTCGCCGACAGCGCCGATGAGGCTGCGGCCGAGACTGCTGACGACCAGGCCAAGGCCTGA
- a CDS encoding glycosyltransferase, whose amino-acid sequence MARLRIAQLANFVSETSGGMKIAIDELGRGYLASGADRMLIIPGPRDCITDTEMGTIVQVRAPKVSSTYRMIAEPHRVFDMLGRFSPTSVECSDKWTLSGVGRWAARRGVGSVLFSHERLDDMASGWMRSGTIAKPAVRLMMNRRLARSFDIIVVTSDYSAGEWSGLDVDLRQVPLGVDLAIFNPDKGAPSGGERALQLCYAGRMSHEKHPQLAVAAAAELHRRGVDFDLHMCGTGPDLKALQAQAGHAPVHFHGFVAGREEVARRLARSDISLSVSPTETFGLAVLEALACGTPVVTSDRGGASELITSRCGEWGSPDSSGIADAIERLAGRLSAQVRIAARSHACEFDWSRPISRMMDIHEQAAEKGRRAR is encoded by the coding sequence ATGGCTCGGCTACGGATAGCCCAGCTCGCCAACTTCGTCAGCGAGACCTCGGGCGGTATGAAGATCGCCATCGACGAGCTGGGCCGCGGCTATCTGGCCAGCGGCGCCGACAGGATGCTGATCATTCCCGGGCCGCGGGATTGCATCACGGACACCGAGATGGGCACCATCGTGCAGGTGCGGGCGCCGAAGGTATCGTCCACTTACCGCATGATCGCGGAGCCCCATCGGGTCTTCGACATGCTGGGGCGATTCTCGCCCACGTCGGTGGAATGCTCCGACAAGTGGACGCTGTCGGGTGTCGGACGCTGGGCTGCGCGGCGCGGCGTGGGTTCGGTGTTGTTCAGCCACGAACGGCTGGACGACATGGCATCGGGCTGGATGCGGTCGGGCACGATCGCGAAACCCGCGGTTCGGTTGATGATGAACCGTCGTCTGGCCAGGAGTTTCGACATCATCGTGGTGACCTCCGACTACTCGGCGGGCGAATGGTCGGGGCTGGACGTTGATCTGCGGCAGGTGCCGCTGGGTGTGGACCTGGCGATATTCAATCCCGACAAGGGCGCCCCGAGCGGCGGCGAGCGGGCGTTGCAGCTGTGCTACGCGGGCCGGATGTCGCATGAGAAGCATCCGCAACTGGCGGTGGCGGCGGCCGCCGAACTGCACCGCAGGGGAGTGGATTTCGACCTGCACATGTGCGGCACCGGGCCCGATCTCAAGGCTCTGCAGGCGCAGGCCGGTCATGCTCCGGTCCACTTCCACGGTTTCGTCGCCGGACGCGAGGAGGTCGCCCGCAGGCTGGCCCGCTCCGATATCTCGCTGTCCGTCAGCCCGACGGAGACCTTCGGTCTTGCGGTACTCGAGGCGCTGGCCTGCGGAACGCCGGTGGTCACCTCCGACCGCGGGGGAGCCAGCGAACTGATCACCTCCCGCTGTGGCGAGTGGGGCAGCCCCGACTCGTCCGGCATTGCAGACGCCATCGAACGGCTGGCCGGCCGGCTGTCGGCGCAGGTGCGCATCGCGGCCCGGTCACATGCGTGCGAATTCGATTGGAGCAGGCCGATTTCGCGCATGATGGATATACACGAGCAGGCTGCGGAGAAAGGCAGGCGAGCACGATGA
- a CDS encoding resuscitation-promoting factor: MRINKKTVVGIVAGTVVASSLGFGSYASAMNKDVTLSVDGGPLAVTVWGSSVQDVLDANDIDLTDKDEVSPAAGDQVSDGDTITVRYARQLTVIADGDKQTYWTTATTLDDALAEIGLHDPDLRLSVDRSMPLGREGLTVTATTPKDVQITVDGQTISGRSAAATVADLLAEQGITVSADDRITPGADALVTAGLSVTVQRVETSEETVSERIDYQTVSTEDSSLAKGTTQEVTAGKEGEKSVVYKIVKVDGQEESRTVISESVVSEPVTREVKVGTKVTTSSGNTGAAAPAVSSGSTWDAIAQCESGGNWAINTGNGYYGGLQFSASTWAAYGGTAYAPTASQATREQQIAIAEKVQAAQGWGAWPACTAKLGLR, translated from the coding sequence TTGAGGATCAACAAGAAGACCGTGGTCGGGATCGTGGCCGGCACCGTCGTCGCAAGCTCTCTGGGCTTCGGCAGCTACGCCAGCGCCATGAACAAGGATGTGACACTCAGTGTCGACGGTGGACCCTTGGCGGTCACCGTGTGGGGCAGCAGCGTCCAAGATGTGCTGGATGCCAACGACATCGATCTCACCGACAAGGACGAGGTCAGCCCAGCGGCCGGCGATCAGGTTTCCGATGGCGACACGATCACCGTCAGGTACGCGCGTCAGCTGACCGTCATCGCCGACGGCGACAAGCAGACCTACTGGACGACCGCCACCACCCTGGACGACGCACTCGCCGAGATCGGTCTGCACGATCCCGACCTGCGGCTGTCTGTGGATCGTTCGATGCCACTGGGACGCGAGGGCCTGACCGTCACCGCAACCACCCCGAAGGACGTCCAGATCACCGTGGACGGCCAGACGATCTCAGGCCGCTCAGCCGCTGCGACGGTCGCCGACCTGCTCGCTGAGCAGGGCATCACCGTGAGCGCCGATGACCGCATCACTCCGGGAGCCGATGCGCTGGTAACGGCCGGGCTGAGCGTGACCGTGCAGCGGGTCGAGACCTCCGAGGAGACCGTCAGCGAGCGGATCGACTATCAGACCGTCAGCACCGAGGATTCGAGCCTGGCCAAGGGCACCACTCAGGAAGTGACCGCGGGCAAGGAAGGCGAGAAGAGCGTCGTCTACAAGATCGTCAAGGTTGATGGACAGGAAGAGTCGCGGACCGTCATCTCCGAGTCCGTGGTGAGCGAGCCGGTCACCCGCGAGGTGAAGGTCGGCACGAAGGTCACCACCTCGTCCGGCAATACCGGTGCAGCGGCGCCGGCTGTCAGTAGTGGAAGCACCTGGGACGCCATCGCGCAATGCGAGTCGGGCGGCAACTGGGCCATCAACACCGGCAACGGCTACTACGGCGGTCTGCAGTTCAGCGCCTCGACCTGGGCCGCCTACGGTGGCACTGCGTACGCACCGACCGCCTCACAGGCCACCCGCGAGCAGCAGATCGCGATCGCCGAGAAGGTCCAGGCAGCCCAGGGTTGGGGCGCTTGGCCGGCCTGCACGGCCAAGCTCGGGCTGAGGTGA
- a CDS encoding ubiquitin-like domain-containing protein, whose protein sequence is MKRSVTIAVAGVVTVASLSIGGIASAANKAVELTIDGQQQVVHVWGTTVQDVLDANGIQINDADELSPAANTPLSDGTEVTVKYVRPVTVITDGVSQTYWTTATTVQDALAEIGLHDPATRLSVDRSTPLGREGLTLTASTPKTVHLTVDGQTIDTVTTAADVKSLLNEAGIRLGSNDRVTPDRTATLTEGTTVQVQRVDVSEVNQTEKIDYQSVRTEDSTLAKGVTKVTTEGKAGEKKVIYQVTTVDGTEESRTALSEEVITQPVDEQVSVGTKATSYTGSHADWMSAAGIAESDWSAAEILVQRESSWNPSAVNASSGACGLVQSLPCSKLGPNWTDPVVALKWGDQYVKERYGGWQQALAHSYSYGWY, encoded by the coding sequence ATGAAACGATCCGTCACCATAGCCGTCGCAGGCGTCGTGACCGTGGCATCCCTGAGCATCGGTGGAATCGCCAGCGCCGCCAACAAGGCTGTGGAGCTCACGATCGACGGACAGCAGCAAGTCGTGCACGTCTGGGGCACGACGGTGCAGGATGTCCTGGACGCCAACGGCATCCAGATCAACGATGCCGATGAGCTCAGCCCGGCCGCGAACACCCCCCTCAGCGACGGCACCGAAGTGACGGTCAAATATGTGCGTCCGGTCACCGTGATCACCGATGGCGTCTCGCAGACCTACTGGACCACCGCCACCACCGTGCAGGATGCCCTCGCTGAGATCGGCCTGCACGATCCGGCCACCCGCCTGTCGGTCGATCGGTCCACTCCGCTGGGCCGCGAGGGTCTCACCCTCACCGCCAGCACCCCGAAGACGGTCCACCTCACCGTGGACGGCCAGACCATCGATACTGTCACCACCGCGGCCGACGTCAAGAGCCTGCTGAACGAAGCCGGCATCCGGTTGGGCAGCAACGACCGCGTCACCCCGGATCGCACCGCCACGCTCACCGAGGGCACCACGGTGCAGGTGCAGCGGGTCGATGTCTCCGAAGTCAACCAGACCGAGAAGATCGACTATCAGAGCGTACGCACCGAGGATTCGACGCTGGCCAAGGGCGTCACCAAGGTGACCACCGAGGGCAAGGCCGGTGAGAAGAAGGTCATCTACCAGGTGACCACCGTCGACGGCACCGAGGAATCGCGCACCGCGCTGAGCGAAGAGGTCATCACCCAGCCTGTTGACGAGCAGGTCAGCGTCGGCACCAAAGCCACCAGCTACACCGGCAGCCACGCCGATTGGATGTCGGCAGCTGGCATCGCCGAGTCGGATTGGTCGGCTGCAGAGATCTTGGTCCAGCGCGAATCCAGCTGGAATCCGAGTGCGGTCAACGCATCGAGTGGCGCCTGCGGCCTAGTGCAGTCACTGCCCTGCTCCAAGCTCGGGCCCAACTGGACCGACCCGGTCGTCGCGCTCAAGTGGGGCGACCAGTACGTGAAAGAACGCTATGGCGGCTGGCAGCAAGCACTGGCGCATTCATACTCCTATGGCTGGTACTGA
- a CDS encoding superoxide dismutase produces MAIYTLPDLDYDYSALEPYISAEIMQLHHDKHHKAYVDGANTALDKLAEARDKGEFGAISKLEKDLAFNLGGHTNHSVFWKNLAPSAPERPDGELAAAIDEYFGTFEGFRAQFSEAAKSIQGSGWGALVYDPIAGRLNTLAFYDQQNNLPVGSVPLLLLDMWEHAFYLQYKNVKADYVTAFWNIVNWSDVAERFAKASAK; encoded by the coding sequence ATGGCCATTTACACCCTGCCCGATCTCGACTATGACTACAGCGCGCTGGAGCCCTATATCAGCGCCGAGATCATGCAATTGCACCATGACAAGCATCACAAGGCCTATGTTGATGGCGCCAATACCGCACTGGACAAGCTGGCGGAGGCGCGCGACAAGGGCGAGTTCGGAGCAATCAGCAAGCTCGAGAAGGATCTCGCCTTCAACCTCGGTGGCCACACCAATCACAGCGTCTTCTGGAAGAACCTCGCCCCGAGCGCTCCCGAGCGTCCCGATGGCGAACTCGCTGCCGCTATCGACGAGTACTTCGGCACTTTCGAAGGCTTCCGCGCCCAGTTCAGCGAAGCCGCCAAGTCGATCCAGGGATCGGGTTGGGGCGCACTGGTCTACGATCCCATCGCGGGCCGTCTCAACACCTTGGCCTTCTACGATCAGCAGAACAACCTGCCGGTGGGCTCGGTCCCGCTGCTGTTGCTCGACATGTGGGAGCACGCCTTCTACCTGCAGTACAAAAACGTCAAGGCAGACTATGTGACTGCGTTCTGGAACATCGTCAACTGGAGCGACGTCGCCGAACGCTTCGCGAAGGCTTCGGCCAAGTAA
- a CDS encoding CsbD family protein, whose product MGLGDDIKNKAQEVGGKIKEGVGSASDNERLEAEGKADQAKAKAKQAAEQIKDAVKDAADDLKD is encoded by the coding sequence ATGGGTTTGGGCGACGACATCAAGAACAAGGCTCAAGAGGTCGGCGGAAAAATCAAGGAAGGCGTCGGGAGCGCTAGCGACAATGAGCGTCTCGAGGCCGAGGGCAAAGCCGACCAGGCCAAGGCAAAGGCCAAGCAGGCAGCCGAACAGATCAAAGATGCTGTTAAGGATGCTGCCGACGACCTGAAGGACTGA
- a CDS encoding class I SAM-dependent methyltransferase, giving the protein MSHYFETPASQASRHLVHATIWDHDYEFTSAPGVFSSHRLDLGTRVLFRTTEPPGPDATRLLDLGCGFGPIAVALATECPDARVDAVDVNDLALQLTRENAEALGVGDRVHASRPEELASSDASYDEIWSNPPIRIGKQALHEMLSTWLPRLRPGGLAWLVVGKNLGADSLQSWLNTEGWQADRIGSAKGFRVFRVERT; this is encoded by the coding sequence ATGAGTCACTATTTCGAAACCCCGGCATCGCAGGCGTCCCGGCACCTGGTGCACGCCACGATCTGGGATCACGACTACGAGTTCACGTCGGCCCCGGGAGTCTTCAGCTCCCACCGGCTCGACCTCGGGACACGGGTGCTCTTCCGCACCACCGAGCCCCCCGGCCCTGACGCGACGCGACTGCTCGACCTGGGCTGCGGATTCGGACCCATCGCCGTGGCACTGGCAACCGAATGCCCTGATGCCCGGGTGGACGCAGTCGACGTCAACGATCTGGCTCTCCAGCTGACCAGGGAGAACGCCGAGGCCTTGGGGGTCGGTGATCGAGTGCACGCTTCGCGTCCGGAGGAGCTGGCGTCCAGCGACGCGAGCTACGACGAGATCTGGTCGAATCCGCCGATCCGGATCGGCAAGCAGGCGCTCCACGAGATGCTGTCGACCTGGCTGCCCAGGCTGCGTCCCGGCGGACTGGCCTGGCTGGTCGTGGGCAAGAACCTCGGCGCCGACTCGTTGCAGTCCTGGCTCAACACCGAGGGCTGGCAGGCCGACCGAATTGGTTCGGCGAAGGGCTTCCGGGTTTTCCGCGTAGAGCGAACCTGA